A window of the Desulforapulum autotrophicum HRM2 genome harbors these coding sequences:
- a CDS encoding MBL fold metallo-hydrolase — translation MEKYAFMESLADNFYLVRGANNATIPFCNSFVLDGNERVLIDAGLDHSVIKAIDADRRIDLLIITHSHPDHTLASHLLGDRTLMLPEETPDSVHDLFELGRRFTGSDRGGIHWEQRMRSVYGLQPLKPADARFKNGDLLDLGGARLEAIHLPGHLGDHYGFFDHNSGVLLTTDVDFTGFGPWYGHEEASIERFKTDVQTLASRDARLVCSSHKPPIRSGMKDCFDRFFASFERQQQEVLDTLESPSTLEGIVAASPFYHNRFPDPFLQRIYEGHLVKKNLDLMITAGIIKINNDIYTKVKETTHAIH, via the coding sequence ATGGAAAAATATGCCTTCATGGAATCGCTTGCTGACAACTTTTATCTTGTCAGGGGGGCGAACAATGCTACCATCCCATTTTGCAATTCGTTCGTCCTTGATGGAAACGAACGGGTGCTAATCGACGCAGGGTTGGATCATTCCGTTATCAAGGCTATTGACGCGGATCGGAGAATAGACCTTCTCATCATCACCCATTCCCACCCGGACCATACCCTGGCATCCCACCTGCTTGGGGACAGGACCCTGATGCTGCCCGAGGAGACCCCGGATTCGGTCCATGACCTGTTTGAACTGGGCAGGCGGTTTACCGGTTCAGACCGGGGCGGCATCCACTGGGAACAGCGAATGAGGTCTGTCTATGGGCTTCAACCGTTAAAACCTGCCGATGCAAGATTCAAGAATGGGGACCTGCTTGATCTTGGCGGTGCCCGGCTGGAGGCAATTCACCTTCCCGGCCACCTTGGGGACCACTATGGCTTTTTTGACCATAACTCGGGCGTTCTTTTAACCACGGATGTGGATTTTACGGGTTTTGGTCCCTGGTACGGCCACGAAGAGGCAAGCATTGAGCGTTTTAAAACCGATGTTCAGACCCTTGCCTCAAGAGATGCACGTCTGGTCTGTTCTTCCCACAAGCCCCCCATCCGGTCAGGGATGAAGGACTGCTTTGACCGGTTCTTTGCATCGTTTGAACGGCAGCAGCAGGAAGTGCTGGATACCCTTGAATCTCCGTCCACCCTTGAAGGGATCGTGGCAGCGTCTCCCTTTTACCATAACCGTTTTCCAGACCCGTTCCTCCAAAGAATATATGAGGGACACCTTGTCAAAAAAAATCTCGATTTGATGATAACCGCTGGGATCATCAAAATAAACAACGACATTTATACTAAAGTCAAGGAGACCACCCATGCGATCCATTGA
- a CDS encoding TetR/AcrR family transcriptional regulator, which yields MTTLKSNTPKKRSPPGRIKIMKALTTLLKKKDFHSITTAGIAAQAGITEGLIYKYFTDKKGLLYEVLKEHFESFLKGIEQNIKAEDSSLARLSIIIETTIASYAGNRVFARILLLEVRNSPDYFNCAAYGLVKIYAATILEIILQGQALGEINTDVDPHVFRQVILGAMEHACLGEVLFGSRMNTKQVSEKICRILFKGVQSS from the coding sequence ATGACCACCCTGAAATCAAATACACCCAAAAAGCGATCCCCCCCCGGCCGGATCAAAATCATGAAGGCCCTGACGACACTTTTGAAAAAAAAAGACTTTCATTCCATTACAACTGCGGGAATTGCAGCCCAGGCAGGAATAACCGAGGGGCTGATCTACAAATATTTCACGGATAAAAAAGGCCTGCTCTACGAGGTGTTAAAAGAACACTTTGAGTCGTTTCTCAAGGGAATAGAACAGAACATCAAAGCCGAGGATTCAAGCCTTGCCAGGCTTTCTATCATCATTGAAACGACGATTGCAAGCTATGCAGGCAACCGGGTGTTTGCAAGAATTCTTCTTCTGGAAGTTCGAAACAGTCCTGATTATTTTAATTGCGCGGCCTATGGCCTGGTAAAAATTTATGCAGCCACCATTCTCGAAATTATCCTCCAGGGCCAGGCCCTGGGCGAAATCAACACGGATGTGGATCCCCATGTGTTCCGTCAGGTCATTCTCGGCGCCATGGAACATGCCTGCCTGGGCGAGGTACTTTTTGGCTCAAGGATGAACACAAAACAGGTTTCAGAAAAAATCTGCAGAATACTTTTCAAAGGAGTGCAAAGTTCATGA
- a CDS encoding acetate--CoA ligase family protein — MKEVVQANRMIDAALASGRNALLEDDAKKLIAGFGIPVVDEHRVSSADEAVRAAYDLGFPVVLKAMGATLTHKTEKGLVRVGLAGEADVREAAATLTALAGDALEFLLVEPQIMGKREFVAGIFRDPQFGPVVMFGLGGVFTEALDDVVFRLSPLNPFDMDQMLESIASKQLLGKFRGDAPADRTALLSVLKGLSDIAERLPLVREIDINPLIVTPEGGIVAVDALVVVGETLKTSYPRPKVDPRALGAVFYPDSVAFVGASSTLGKWGHMLLTNTLGGNFQGSIHLVNPRGGTITGRRVYRSVAEIEGEVDLAVVTIPASQVMGLIPQFRQKGIKSMLLITSGFGETGPKGLALERELVKEASRAGIIVLGPNTMGICNPHRGFFCSGAHVHPMPGSTALVCQSGNMGTQLLAFATQQDIGIRAFSGSGNEAMVTIEDYMEAFEIDALTSTVVLYLESVKDGRRFFESATRVSTKKPVVVLNGGRTRAGGKAASSHTGAMASDAKVMRAALKQAGVIQVEQPMELLDLSAVFSSLPLPKGNRVAIMTLGGGWGVVTADLCMDNGLVVPDLSSEIIQRLDTLLPDYWSRANPVDLVGENDPNIPSVAIEELLKWDGCDAVIHLGIHGKRIFVEKMVDSISQVDPDYSRQSLEVIRDALIQAETDYINHVIQLTQTYGKPIFGVSLLTDEKSRTLYRVDGCKYQGVFFPSPERAVKAMAGMYQYADWLSAH, encoded by the coding sequence ATGAAAGAGGTTGTTCAAGCCAATCGAATGATAGACGCAGCACTGGCCTCAGGGAGAAATGCACTGCTTGAGGATGACGCAAAAAAATTAATCGCAGGCTTTGGCATACCGGTTGTGGACGAACACCGGGTCTCCAGTGCTGATGAGGCGGTCAGGGCCGCATATGACCTGGGTTTTCCCGTGGTTCTCAAGGCCATGGGAGCCACCTTGACCCACAAGACCGAAAAGGGGCTTGTACGGGTGGGACTTGCAGGTGAAGCAGATGTAAGGGAGGCAGCCGCAACCCTCACAGCTCTTGCAGGTGACGCCCTTGAGTTCCTCCTTGTTGAGCCCCAGATCATGGGAAAAAGGGAATTTGTGGCAGGTATTTTCCGGGATCCCCAGTTTGGACCGGTGGTCATGTTCGGGCTTGGCGGTGTCTTTACCGAAGCCCTGGACGACGTGGTGTTCAGGCTTTCCCCCCTTAACCCTTTTGACATGGATCAGATGCTTGAGTCCATCGCCTCCAAGCAGCTGCTTGGAAAATTCAGGGGTGACGCCCCTGCTGACCGAACCGCTCTGCTTTCTGTTCTCAAGGGATTGTCCGATATTGCTGAGCGCCTCCCCCTGGTCAGGGAGATTGACATTAATCCGTTGATCGTCACTCCCGAGGGCGGCATCGTTGCCGTGGACGCCCTTGTGGTGGTGGGTGAAACGCTTAAAACCAGCTATCCCCGTCCAAAAGTGGACCCCAGGGCCCTGGGGGCGGTTTTCTATCCGGATTCCGTGGCCTTTGTGGGGGCCTCGTCAACCCTTGGCAAATGGGGTCATATGCTGCTTACAAACACACTTGGCGGCAACTTCCAGGGCAGCATCCATCTGGTGAATCCCAGGGGGGGGACCATCACCGGCAGAAGGGTGTACAGGTCCGTGGCCGAGATAGAGGGCGAGGTCGACCTTGCCGTTGTCACCATTCCAGCCAGCCAGGTCATGGGGCTGATTCCCCAGTTCAGGCAAAAGGGAATAAAGAGCATGCTGCTCATCACCTCTGGATTTGGCGAAACAGGTCCCAAAGGGCTGGCCCTTGAGAGGGAACTGGTCAAGGAGGCCTCCAGGGCGGGCATCATCGTTCTTGGCCCCAACACCATGGGCATTTGCAACCCCCACCGGGGATTTTTCTGCAGCGGCGCCCACGTGCATCCCATGCCCGGATCAACGGCCCTGGTCTGCCAGTCAGGCAACATGGGCACCCAGCTTCTGGCCTTTGCCACCCAGCAGGACATCGGCATCCGGGCATTTTCAGGGTCAGGCAACGAAGCCATGGTCACCATTGAGGATTATATGGAGGCCTTTGAAATCGATGCATTAACATCCACAGTGGTGCTCTACCTTGAGAGCGTAAAGGATGGACGCCGATTTTTTGAAAGCGCAACCCGGGTATCCACAAAAAAACCCGTGGTGGTTCTCAACGGCGGCCGTACCAGGGCCGGTGGTAAGGCAGCCTCAAGCCATACCGGGGCCATGGCCTCCGATGCCAAGGTGATGCGGGCCGCCTTGAAACAGGCCGGCGTCATCCAGGTGGAACAGCCCATGGAACTCCTTGATCTTTCAGCCGTATTTTCATCCCTTCCTTTGCCAAAGGGAAACCGGGTGGCCATCATGACCCTCGGGGGCGGCTGGGGGGTTGTGACGGCGGACCTGTGCATGGACAATGGCCTTGTGGTTCCAGACCTTTCAAGTGAGATTATCCAACGCCTCGACACCCTGCTGCCCGACTACTGGAGCCGGGCCAATCCCGTTGATCTTGTGGGGGAAAATGATCCGAACATTCCAAGTGTTGCCATTGAAGAACTTTTAAAGTGGGACGGCTGTGACGCCGTCATCCACCTTGGCATCCATGGCAAACGCATCTTTGTGGAAAAAATGGTCGATTCTATTTCCCAGGTGGACCCAGACTACTCACGGCAGTCCCTGGAAGTCATTCGGGACGCCCTTATCCAGGCCGAAACCGATTATATCAACCATGTAATTCAGTTGACCCAAACCTATGGGAAACCGATCTTTGGGGTAAGCCTTCTCACCGACGAAAAAAGCCGCACCCTTTACCGGGTGGATGGCTGCAAGTACCAGGGGGTATTTTTCCCCTCACCCGAACGGGCCGTAAAGGCCATGGCCGGCATGTACCAATATGCTGACTGGTTGTCGGCCCACTAG
- a CDS encoding anti-sigma factor — MKKCTVYDLETLGLYVDGELEPHARETVERHLGMCSRCRSVVENYEQLAATFKLGVERRAPWESQWLSDKTVFAPVNTWRQSFSTGLIGFVKAKKYTLQLASIAAILIAGVFYYQAHTVLQDGPSAIINFVEGDMASVMIFETHPSNNTIIWYTEG; from the coding sequence ATGAAAAAATGCACAGTTTATGACCTGGAAACCCTGGGACTGTATGTGGACGGGGAACTTGAGCCCCATGCCAGGGAAACGGTTGAACGCCACCTTGGCATGTGCAGCCGTTGCAGGTCTGTTGTTGAAAATTATGAGCAGCTTGCCGCAACCTTTAAACTGGGGGTTGAGCGGCGCGCGCCATGGGAATCTCAATGGTTATCAGACAAAACAGTTTTCGCCCCCGTCAACACCTGGCGGCAATCCTTTTCCACGGGCTTGATCGGTTTTGTGAAAGCAAAAAAATATACCTTGCAGCTCGCCTCCATTGCTGCAATACTTATCGCAGGCGTTTTTTATTACCAGGCCCACACTGTTTTGCAGGACGGCCCCAGCGCCATTATCAATTTCGTGGAGGGAGATATGGCATCTGTCATGATTTTTGAAACACACCCGTCAAATAACACCATCATATGGTACACGGAGGGCTGA
- a CDS encoding sigma-54 interaction domain-containing protein produces MRSIEEISLLYEISEALNEHMDMKKSLYKVLGILADCLELIKGTVTLLDPATQEIRIEVAHGISEKAKKRVRYKLGEGITGRVIQTGKPAVIPRMSDDPSFLHRTDSRAPTEIKEYSFICVPVKKGSIVVGALSADRHYDGEEWLKKGEKIMSVVATMIARHVINLEALQLERESLKKENTRLKSELENRYSFTNIIGNSNKMREVFQMISQVSRSNATVLIRGESGTGKELVANSIHYNSLRNNHPFVKINCAALPENLIESELFGHEQGAFTGALHQKKGKFELAHRGTIFLDEIGTMDMSVQVKLLRVLQEKEFERVGGHKTIKSDVRIIAATNSNLEAMVEDRTFRDDLYFRLNVFPIYMPSLRMRRTDILLLADHFLEKYARENFKDIKRFSTPAIDMMMEYHWPGNVRELENCMERAVLICNEGAIHSYHLPPSLQTGQTSETLPNLSLEEAKLNLEREMILDAMKNTRGNVKNAAKLLKTTVRKVSYKAEKLGINYKDFR; encoded by the coding sequence ATGCGATCCATTGAGGAAATTTCCCTGCTTTATGAAATAAGCGAAGCATTAAACGAACACATGGACATGAAAAAATCTCTGTACAAGGTGCTTGGCATCCTTGCGGATTGCCTGGAGCTGATCAAGGGAACCGTTACCCTGCTTGATCCCGCCACACAGGAAATCCGGATTGAGGTGGCGCACGGCATCTCTGAAAAGGCCAAAAAACGGGTAAGATATAAACTCGGAGAGGGAATCACAGGGCGGGTAATCCAGACGGGAAAGCCGGCGGTTATTCCCAGGATGAGTGATGATCCCTCGTTTCTTCACCGGACAGACTCAAGGGCACCGACCGAGATCAAGGAGTATTCATTTATATGTGTCCCTGTTAAAAAAGGGAGTATCGTGGTCGGAGCCCTGAGTGCAGACCGTCACTACGACGGTGAAGAGTGGCTGAAAAAGGGAGAAAAAATCATGAGTGTCGTTGCCACCATGATCGCCCGCCATGTGATTAACCTGGAGGCCCTTCAGCTGGAAAGGGAAAGTCTTAAAAAGGAGAATACAAGGCTCAAGAGTGAGCTTGAAAATCGTTACAGCTTTACCAACATCATCGGCAATTCAAACAAGATGCGGGAAGTTTTCCAGATGATCTCCCAGGTGTCAAGGAGCAACGCAACGGTCCTTATCCGGGGAGAGAGCGGTACCGGCAAGGAGCTTGTGGCCAACTCCATTCACTACAACAGCCTTCGGAACAACCACCCCTTTGTCAAGATCAACTGTGCGGCCCTTCCGGAAAACCTTATTGAGAGTGAACTTTTCGGTCATGAGCAGGGGGCTTTTACCGGTGCCCTCCACCAGAAAAAAGGCAAGTTTGAACTGGCTCACAGGGGAACGATTTTTCTGGATGAGATCGGCACCATGGATATGAGCGTCCAGGTTAAGCTTCTCAGGGTGCTCCAGGAAAAGGAGTTTGAACGGGTCGGGGGCCACAAGACCATCAAGAGCGATGTGAGAATCATTGCTGCCACCAACTCCAACCTTGAGGCCATGGTGGAAGATCGAACCTTCAGGGACGATCTTTACTTCAGGCTCAATGTTTTTCCCATCTACATGCCAAGCCTTCGCATGCGCCGAACCGATATCCTTTTGCTTGCCGACCATTTTCTTGAAAAATATGCCCGGGAGAACTTTAAGGATATCAAGCGATTTTCCACTCCGGCCATTGATATGATGATGGAGTACCACTGGCCCGGAAATGTCCGGGAGCTTGAGAACTGCATGGAACGGGCTGTTCTCATATGCAATGAAGGGGCCATCCATTCCTATCATCTGCCCCCCAGCCTTCAGACAGGCCAGACCTCAGAGACCCTTCCCAACCTTTCCCTGGAAGAGGCAAAGCTCAACCTTGAACGTGAGATGATCCTGGACGCCATGAAAAATACCCGGGGAAACGTTAAAAATGCAGCCAAGCTCCTCAAGACCACGGTGCGAAAAGTGTCATACAAGGCTGAAAAGCTCGGCATCAACTACAAGGATTTCAGATAG
- a CDS encoding DUF554 domain-containing protein, with protein MLGTIVNAIAIIAGSLLGLLFRGGIPEKYNRTIMHAISLAVLVIGIKGAMKSDDLLVVIFSLALGSLAGEWVGIEAGLESLGKRLERRFAKNDKGFYQGFITSTLLFCVGSMAIVGSLESGLTGNHQTLFAKSALDGITSIILGSTFGLGVAFSSGAVFAYQGFITLAAVLVKPLLTPQVVAQMSSVGGVLIMAIGFNLLGSAKIRIGSMLPAVFLPLVWFLIKNLVPGL; from the coding sequence ATGCTCGGAACCATTGTCAATGCCATTGCCATCATCGCAGGCAGTCTTTTGGGGTTGCTTTTCCGGGGAGGCATCCCGGAAAAATACAACCGAACGATCATGCATGCCATCAGTCTGGCTGTTCTTGTCATCGGCATTAAGGGGGCCATGAAGTCCGATGATCTTCTGGTGGTGATCTTCAGCCTGGCCCTTGGCAGTCTGGCAGGCGAGTGGGTGGGGATAGAAGCGGGCCTGGAGTCCCTGGGTAAACGTCTTGAGCGGCGCTTTGCAAAGAACGACAAAGGTTTTTACCAGGGGTTTATCACCTCGACCCTTCTTTTCTGCGTGGGCTCCATGGCCATTGTGGGCTCCCTTGAGAGCGGCCTTACGGGCAATCACCAGACCCTGTTCGCAAAATCGGCCCTGGACGGTATCACTTCAATTATTCTTGGTTCCACCTTTGGCCTTGGGGTTGCGTTTTCATCGGGGGCTGTCTTTGCCTACCAGGGATTCATCACCCTGGCGGCTGTTCTTGTCAAACCCTTGCTCACACCCCAGGTGGTGGCCCAGATGAGCTCCGTGGGCGGCGTTCTCATCATGGCCATCGGGTTTAACCTTCTTGGTTCGGCAAAGATCCGCATTGGAAGTATGCTGCCCGCCGTATTCCTTCCCCTTGTCTGGTTTCTCATAAAAAACCTTGTTCCGGGCCTGTGA
- a CDS encoding RNA polymerase sigma factor, whose protein sequence is MGQGTVENETIKSPAGLNLDEKHLIKELKLGREKAFRVLVDRYQRRLLKVSYGIVLEEEESLEIVQDVFVTVYRQIGSFRGDSRLFTWLVKITINLSLNWKRRWKRRFRWSHSSFEAHDAPPVRASENRIETPETLYRERELEADIMAAVETLPEKARVVFVLNTLEELSYGEIAQALDIKIGTVKSRLFQARKLLTAVLAQEG, encoded by the coding sequence TTGGGACAGGGTACCGTGGAAAACGAAACCATCAAATCTCCGGCCGGGCTGAATCTGGATGAAAAACATCTCATCAAAGAACTCAAGCTCGGCCGGGAAAAGGCCTTCAGGGTTCTTGTTGATCGATACCAGAGACGCCTGCTCAAGGTGTCCTATGGTATTGTTCTTGAAGAAGAGGAGAGCCTTGAAATCGTTCAGGATGTCTTTGTCACGGTTTACCGGCAAATTGGCAGTTTCAGGGGAGATTCAAGGCTTTTCACCTGGCTTGTAAAGATTACGATCAACCTCAGTCTCAACTGGAAACGGCGCTGGAAACGACGATTCAGATGGTCCCACAGTTCGTTTGAAGCCCATGATGCCCCACCTGTCAGGGCCTCGGAGAACAGGATTGAAACCCCTGAAACACTATACCGGGAAAGGGAGCTTGAGGCAGATATCATGGCTGCAGTGGAAACGTTACCTGAAAAGGCAAGGGTTGTTTTTGTGCTCAACACCCTTGAGGAACTGTCCTACGGGGAAATTGCCCAGGCCCTTGACATAAAGATCGGCACGGTTAAATCAAGGCTGTTCCAGGCAAGAAAATTGCTGACCGCGGTCTTGGCACAGGAGGGCTAA
- a CDS encoding universal stress protein: MENSKKILIAMDASAHALEAVQYAGDFFSPRHTEIELFHVDSHIPESFWDMNLGSGFQRRMSSVKSWTLEHEKAMKNQMEAARVILLELGFPYKSITLKYQDAVKDVAREIIDESEKGFHCVVVGRTGVSRFKDFILGNVATKLVGKIVGMPLIVVGACTIPKKVMIAFDGSESAQRTVDCICRMMNKEASSIKICYVIRTISDVYTSAAQDIHIAEEEMFSQTRRIVEPMIENAVEQLVGAGVKRENICWEIKENEYSRARAIVQDAEANGFGTIAVGRRGLSRVEEFFIGRVSKKVVQLAANSAVWIVN; this comes from the coding sequence ATGGAAAACAGCAAAAAAATACTCATCGCCATGGATGCCTCGGCCCACGCCCTTGAGGCTGTTCAGTATGCCGGGGATTTTTTCTCACCCAGGCACACGGAAATAGAACTTTTCCATGTGGATAGCCATATCCCCGAATCCTTCTGGGACATGAATCTTGGTTCCGGGTTTCAGAGAAGGATGAGTTCTGTTAAATCCTGGACCCTGGAGCATGAAAAGGCCATGAAAAACCAGATGGAAGCGGCAAGGGTCATTCTTCTGGAACTCGGGTTCCCCTACAAGTCCATAACCCTTAAATACCAGGATGCTGTCAAGGATGTTGCAAGGGAGATCATTGATGAGTCGGAAAAGGGGTTCCATTGCGTTGTCGTGGGTCGTACAGGTGTCAGCCGTTTCAAGGATTTTATTCTGGGCAACGTTGCAACAAAGCTTGTGGGTAAAATCGTGGGCATGCCCCTCATTGTCGTGGGTGCCTGCACCATTCCTAAAAAGGTGATGATTGCCTTTGATGGTTCAGAGAGCGCCCAGCGGACTGTGGACTGCATCTGTCGGATGATGAACAAGGAGGCGAGCAGCATCAAGATCTGTTACGTCATCCGAACCATCAGCGATGTTTATACCTCTGCGGCCCAGGATATCCACATTGCCGAAGAGGAGATGTTCAGCCAAACCCGCAGGATTGTTGAACCCATGATTGAAAATGCAGTTGAACAGCTGGTTGGCGCAGGGGTTAAACGGGAAAACATCTGCTGGGAGATCAAGGAAAACGAATACTCCCGGGCCAGGGCCATTGTCCAGGATGCTGAGGCAAACGGGTTTGGCACCATTGCCGTGGGCCGACGGGGGTTGAGCCGTGTGGAGGAGTTCTTTATCGGTCGGGTGAGCAAAAAGGTAGTCCAGCTTGCCGCCAACTCAGCGGTCTGGATCGTTAACTGA
- a CDS encoding molybdopterin-dependent oxidoreductase, whose translation MEQISSCTLDCQDTCSIVAAKNRQGRVVLKGNPNHPFTRGFACAKGRRALERITSPLRITTPLIRTGDKRDGVFQPASWDRVLDLVAKKIKALCSVPASMLHVRYYGFRGVFSEGSNYLFDRLGATSTHGALCDNAGCAAFLADFGALEMNAPEELLNAGHIVNWGKDFSRSSLHLGAMVNQARKRGACVTTISPGGDGNSAYTDHAICIRPGTDRFLAGAVIKRLDEQGMILARASARATGVPSFLEILREQDMASLLTASDCSRSDLDRLSGIYSDPLNRPAATIMGWGIQRYLFGGENVRYINALAFLSGQIGIGGGGSYFNVSSGRNINAGWADRAGKPCRTLLLPRIGQEILAADPPIRFLLVDGTNVVNQAPDSLTIKRALETIDFKVVVDAFMTDTASLADVILPCALDHEREEIVGSCFHNMINYSRALFPPAGEARPDFHIMADLAHRLGMDFPQREEILATCLNTPFVDTSGGHGTILAKLKETGFLETCHPEIAWKDLAFAHPDGKYRLPEKLNPEPLAPPGFPLHLLSLVNKDFIHSQIPEAAQKGLPRVWINPESPVMAGLDLSEPVFLATGLGRMAVSLCFAEGLHRLTLIIRRGGWIKHGRCVNPLVEPLVTDMGENAAYYSQYARLEN comes from the coding sequence ATGGAACAAATTTCATCATGCACCCTGGACTGCCAGGACACCTGCTCAATTGTGGCTGCAAAAAACAGGCAGGGCAGGGTTGTTCTCAAGGGAAATCCAAACCATCCCTTTACCCGGGGATTTGCCTGTGCCAAAGGCCGGCGGGCCCTGGAAAGAATCACAAGTCCCCTTCGCATCACCACCCCCCTGATCCGAACAGGGGATAAACGAGACGGGGTCTTCCAACCCGCATCCTGGGACAGGGTCCTGGATCTTGTGGCAAAAAAGATAAAGGCCCTTTGCAGTGTACCCGCCTCCATGCTCCATGTGCGCTACTACGGGTTTAGAGGGGTTTTTTCCGAAGGAAGCAACTATTTGTTCGACCGGCTTGGAGCCACTTCAACCCATGGTGCCCTTTGTGATAATGCCGGTTGTGCGGCATTCCTTGCCGACTTTGGTGCCCTTGAAATGAATGCGCCGGAAGAGTTGCTCAATGCAGGCCATATTGTCAACTGGGGCAAGGATTTTTCACGATCGTCCCTGCACCTTGGCGCAATGGTCAACCAGGCAAGGAAACGGGGAGCCTGTGTCACCACCATCTCTCCGGGCGGTGATGGAAACAGTGCCTACACGGACCACGCCATTTGCATCCGGCCGGGAACAGACCGCTTTCTTGCGGGTGCCGTTATTAAACGACTGGATGAACAGGGGATGATTCTGGCCCGGGCATCAGCCAGGGCAACGGGAGTTCCCTCTTTTCTGGAGATCCTTCGGGAGCAGGATATGGCCTCGCTTTTAACGGCCAGTGACTGCAGCCGGTCCGACCTTGACCGGCTCTCTGGCATCTATTCAGATCCCCTGAACCGGCCTGCTGCAACCATCATGGGATGGGGGATTCAACGATATTTGTTTGGGGGTGAAAATGTGCGGTATATCAATGCCCTGGCGTTTTTGTCCGGACAGATAGGCATAGGGGGTGGCGGTTCCTATTTTAACGTTTCGTCGGGCCGGAACATCAATGCCGGCTGGGCAGACAGGGCGGGCAAGCCCTGTCGAACCTTGTTGCTGCCAAGGATCGGCCAAGAAATTCTGGCCGCTGACCCGCCCATTCGCTTTCTGCTGGTAGACGGCACCAATGTTGTCAACCAGGCCCCGGACAGCCTGACCATCAAGCGGGCCCTGGAAACCATTGATTTCAAGGTGGTCGTGGATGCATTCATGACGGATACGGCAAGCCTTGCCGATGTTATACTGCCCTGTGCCCTTGACCATGAACGTGAAGAAATTGTCGGTTCCTGCTTCCACAACATGATCAATTACTCCAGGGCTCTGTTTCCCCCTGCTGGTGAGGCCCGTCCTGATTTTCATATCATGGCGGATCTTGCGCATCGACTGGGTATGGATTTTCCCCAAAGGGAGGAGATTCTTGCCACCTGCCTTAACACGCCCTTTGTTGACACATCCGGGGGCCATGGCACCATTCTGGCAAAATTAAAGGAAACCGGGTTCCTTGAGACCTGTCACCCTGAAATTGCATGGAAAGATCTGGCCTTTGCCCACCCGGACGGCAAGTACCGGCTGCCGGAAAAACTCAATCCTGAGCCCCTGGCTCCCCCGGGATTTCCCCTGCATCTGCTTTCCCTTGTGAACAAAGATTTCATCCATTCCCAGATCCCGGAGGCCGCTCAAAAAGGGCTGCCCAGGGTGTGGATCAACCCTGAATCCCCGGTGATGGCAGGTCTTGACCTGTCTGAGCCCGTGTTCCTTGCCACCGGCCTTGGCCGCATGGCCGTCAGTCTCTGTTTTGCTGAGGGTCTGCACCGGTTGACCCTGATCATCCGTCGGGGCGGATGGATAAAGCATGGTCGTTGTGTCAATCCCCTGGTCGAACCCCTGGTCACGGATATGGGAGAGAATGCCGCCTATTACAGTCAGTATGCCCGGCTTGAGAATTAA